A genomic window from Lactobacillus sp. ESL0677 includes:
- a CDS encoding DnaD domain protein: protein MFETSNPKQPFFIINRVTVFPQDLQVLIKLYQPLIGASGVALYLTLMADYDAAAILSDSKGIYHLQEQLDCSLKELFQALHKLEAVGLVKTRIIKNEIMGQVLLFSLNRVPDSSEFFATALLASLLKEKVGVTTFQRLSHLFAQENKRSENQVNGVQTAKDVSASFMDVFRLPDEEAISPSSDVQRAAQENQVKQAATASVNEQDQIDWQFMKEQFEIYQIAASEIDKNRPAIRGIMRTYGLSEQEFVDETLPCLHDSYQLDMPLIKRTIAENIHAEGTRKNLQQTQDPQATIQDNSSLSLRDQRILQLAQTKSPAQFLYRLKTDKHDYVDASEYKVLDNLFNQKDIPAELLNILTYACLNSGPSVSYRLANTILHDWLQHGVKTGSQALEYMEKRQQKKSYYPRYSTKPKRVEKGTDWSKKTATQSTNVSSADLKKFFKDLEDKNGMK, encoded by the coding sequence ATGTTTGAGACTTCTAATCCCAAGCAGCCCTTTTTTATCATTAATCGCGTGACGGTTTTTCCGCAAGATTTACAAGTTTTAATTAAGCTTTATCAGCCGCTAATTGGTGCTAGTGGGGTTGCTCTTTATTTAACGCTAATGGCAGACTACGATGCTGCCGCAATTTTGTCAGATAGCAAGGGTATTTACCATCTGCAGGAGCAACTTGACTGCAGTTTGAAAGAATTATTTCAGGCGCTGCATAAGTTAGAAGCAGTAGGATTGGTTAAGACCCGCATTATCAAGAATGAGATCATGGGGCAAGTGCTGCTGTTTTCTTTAAACCGCGTACCTGACAGTAGTGAGTTTTTTGCGACGGCATTACTGGCAAGTTTGTTAAAAGAAAAAGTTGGCGTGACAACTTTTCAGCGATTAAGCCATTTATTTGCGCAAGAAAATAAGCGTAGTGAGAATCAGGTTAACGGTGTGCAAACCGCTAAGGATGTTTCTGCTTCATTTATGGATGTCTTTCGCTTGCCAGATGAAGAAGCAATTAGTCCGTCGTCTGATGTTCAGCGAGCTGCACAGGAAAATCAGGTCAAGCAGGCTGCGACAGCCAGTGTTAATGAGCAGGATCAAATTGACTGGCAGTTTATGAAAGAACAGTTTGAAATTTACCAGATTGCAGCTAGTGAAATTGATAAAAATCGTCCGGCTATTCGGGGAATAATGCGTACTTATGGCTTGTCAGAGCAGGAATTTGTGGATGAAACTTTGCCGTGTTTGCATGACAGTTATCAGCTTGACATGCCGTTAATTAAGCGAACTATTGCGGAAAATATTCACGCAGAGGGCACGCGGAAAAATCTGCAGCAAACGCAGGATCCACAAGCGACAATTCAGGATAATTCTAGTTTGAGCTTGCGTGACCAGCGAATTTTACAATTGGCGCAGACTAAGTCGCCGGCCCAGTTTTTGTATCGCTTAAAAACCGATAAACATGATTATGTTGATGCTAGTGAGTATAAGGTGCTAGATAATTTGTTTAACCAAAAGGATATTCCAGCGGAATTGCTCAATATTTTGACGTATGCCTGCTTGAATAGTGGACCGTCTGTGTCTTACCGTTTGGCCAATACGATCTTGCATGATTGGCTGCAGCATGGCGTTAAGACTGGGAGCCAGGCTTTGGAATATATGGAGAAACGTCAGCAAAAGAAGAGTTATTACCCCCGTTATTCGACAAAACCTAAACGTGTTGAAAAGGGGACTGACTGGAGTAAAAAGACGGCAACGCAAAGCACTAATGTTTCTTCCGCTGACTTGAAGAAGTTCTTTAAGGATTTAGAAGATAAAAATGGCATGAAGTAG
- the nrdR gene encoding transcriptional regulator NrdR produces MECPNCRQNASRVIDSRPSDENRAIRRRRECENCGFRFTTFERVETTPLLVIKNDGTREPFSRKKILHGVMAAGQKRPITSAQFEQLVDHVENKVRKQGVSEISSKKIGQVVMDELADIDDVAYIRFASIYREFKDMSSFMKTMEDMIAKREEKGTTDV; encoded by the coding sequence ATGGAATGTCCTAATTGTCGGCAAAATGCCTCACGTGTCATTGATTCTCGGCCCAGCGATGAAAACCGGGCAATTAGACGCAGACGTGAATGTGAAAATTGTGGCTTTCGTTTTACAACTTTTGAACGTGTTGAAACGACCCCGTTGTTAGTTATTAAAAATGATGGTACAAGAGAGCCATTCAGTCGTAAAAAGATTTTGCATGGTGTGATGGCTGCCGGTCAAAAGCGGCCGATTACTAGCGCGCAGTTTGAGCAACTGGTTGACCATGTTGAAAATAAGGTAAGAAAACAAGGCGTTAGTGAGATTTCTTCAAAGAAAATCGGTCAAGTTGTGATGGATGAGCTGGCTGATATTGACGATGTTGCTTACATTCGCTTTGCTTCCATTTACCGAGAATTTAAAGATATGTCCAGTTTTATGAAGACCATGGAAGACATGATTGCTAAACGTGAGGAGAAGGGAACTACTGATGTTTGA
- the mutM gene encoding bifunctional DNA-formamidopyrimidine glycosylase/DNA-(apurinic or apyrimidinic site) lyase: MPEMPEVETVRRTLLPLIKGKTIKQVTLWYPKIIASDPDEFVKQVAGQQVLTIDRYAKYLLIRLSGDLTIVSHLRMEGKYRLTMVAAPKDKHDHVQFAFTDDTALRYNDVRKFGRMQLVATGTERVVTGISKLGFEPNSAAFTTEFLAAGLSRKKKNIKSTLLDQTIVAGLGNIYVDEVLWKTKIHPLSSANKIPKKKVAELHDNINELIALAITKHGTTVHTYLDANGETGGFQKMLRVYGHQGEPCARCGNLLEKIKVNGRGTTFCPKCQVVYK; encoded by the coding sequence ATGCCAGAAATGCCAGAAGTTGAGACAGTGCGCCGCACCTTGCTTCCTTTAATTAAGGGAAAAACAATCAAACAGGTAACACTGTGGTATCCCAAAATTATTGCTAGTGATCCCGATGAATTTGTTAAGCAAGTTGCAGGACAGCAGGTTTTAACGATTGATCGCTATGCCAAGTATTTATTAATTCGCTTAAGTGGTGATCTGACAATCGTGTCGCATTTGCGCATGGAAGGTAAATATCGGCTGACAATGGTTGCTGCACCTAAAGATAAACATGATCACGTGCAGTTTGCTTTCACCGATGATACGGCGCTACGCTATAATGACGTGCGCAAATTTGGGCGGATGCAGTTAGTAGCAACGGGAACTGAACGGGTAGTTACTGGAATTAGCAAGTTGGGCTTTGAGCCGAATTCTGCCGCCTTTACAACGGAATTTTTAGCAGCAGGTCTTAGTCGCAAGAAGAAAAATATTAAAAGCACTTTGCTTGATCAGACCATTGTGGCGGGCTTAGGTAATATTTATGTCGATGAAGTTTTGTGGAAAACCAAAATTCACCCGTTAAGTAGCGCTAATAAAATTCCTAAAAAGAAAGTGGCAGAGCTGCATGATAATATTAATGAGCTGATTGCACTGGCGATTACAAAACACGGTACTACTGTACATACTTATCTTGATGCTAACGGCGAAACCGGTGGCTTTCAAAAGATGCTGCGAGTCTATGGTCATCAGGGGGAGCCGTGTGCGCGCTGTGGCAATTTGCTCGAAAAAATCAAGGTTAATGGTCGTGGTACTACTTTTTGTCCTAAGTGTCAGGTGGTCTACAAATGA
- the polA gene encoding DNA polymerase I: MADQKLLLIDGNSVAFRAFYALYRQLENFKNAEGLHTNAIYAFKNMLDVLLKDVRPDYVLVAFDAGKTTFRNKMYGDYKGGRQKTPPELLEQLPYIQELLHDLGIATYELKDYEADDIIGTFARLGEEQNMTVTIVTGDKDLTQLASEKTTVMVTKSGVSDLEAYTPEHMKEVNGVTPTEFIDMKALMGDNSDNYPGVTKVGPKTASRLIQQYGSVEGLYEHVADMKKSKLKENLINDQDKAFLAKKLATIDRESPVTINLADVKWQKVDQDKLRQFYEKMNFRKFLSQLDAAATGDDDVPKEEVKIDYVELTKEQLEQIKVDEQTTVSFYLGMLGANYHLADFVGFALKIGEQTYVSRDIELLQIQPLKQLLENAQIKKDVFDLKRTMVGLNRLDIHVHGIDYDMLLASYLVNNENNSNDMGEVCHLYGDYSVKSDFEVYGKGKKEHIPDDDQILFSHLASKAQSIVRLKNELLKRLKDHEQDDLYASIEIPVARVLAVMEINGIKVQAGTLIQLQNEFAVELQELENKIYQEAGERFNLNSPKQLGHILFEKMGLPPVKKTKTGYSTSVDVLNQLKEQSPVIDEILTYRQIAKIQSTYVKGLLDVIQKDGRVHTRYLQTLTATGRLSSVDPNLQNIPTRTEEGKQIRKAFVPSTPDGYIFSCDYSQIELRVLAQVSGDEHMQEAFKTGYDIHSHTAMKIFHLDSPDEVTPLMRRRAKAVNFGIVYGISDYGLSKNLNISRKQAKEFIDNYFEQYPQIRDYMDKAVQEAREKGYAETIMHRRRYLPDIHAKNFNVRSFAERTAINSPIQGSAADIIKIAMINMQQKLDELHLKTKMVVQVHDELIFDVPKDELETIKKIVPEVMQSAVRLDIPLIADSGWGHNWYDAK, translated from the coding sequence ATGGCTGATCAAAAATTACTTTTAATTGATGGTAACTCTGTTGCCTTTCGTGCGTTTTATGCACTTTATCGGCAGCTCGAAAATTTCAAAAACGCTGAGGGTCTGCACACCAATGCTATTTATGCTTTTAAAAATATGCTGGATGTTTTATTAAAAGACGTTAGGCCAGATTATGTCCTGGTTGCCTTTGATGCCGGCAAGACAACTTTTAGAAATAAAATGTATGGCGACTACAAGGGTGGTCGGCAAAAGACACCACCAGAATTATTGGAGCAGCTACCATATATTCAGGAATTGCTGCATGATTTGGGGATTGCCACCTACGAATTGAAAGATTATGAAGCCGATGATATTATTGGTACTTTTGCGCGTCTTGGTGAAGAACAAAATATGACGGTGACGATTGTTACTGGGGATAAGGACTTAACCCAGCTGGCTTCAGAAAAGACGACAGTCATGGTAACTAAGTCTGGAGTTTCAGACCTCGAAGCCTACACTCCTGAGCACATGAAGGAAGTTAATGGTGTCACACCAACCGAATTCATTGATATGAAGGCATTGATGGGTGATAATTCTGATAATTATCCTGGCGTAACCAAGGTTGGTCCGAAGACGGCTTCACGCTTAATCCAGCAATATGGCTCGGTTGAAGGTCTTTATGAGCATGTCGCCGACATGAAGAAGTCCAAGTTAAAGGAAAACTTGATTAATGATCAGGACAAGGCATTTTTAGCTAAAAAGTTGGCGACAATTGACCGTGAAAGTCCAGTGACCATTAATTTGGCAGATGTTAAGTGGCAAAAAGTTGATCAGGACAAGTTGCGGCAATTTTACGAAAAGATGAATTTTCGCAAATTTTTAAGTCAACTAGATGCCGCTGCTACTGGCGATGATGATGTCCCGAAAGAAGAAGTTAAGATTGACTATGTTGAACTGACTAAGGAGCAATTAGAACAAATTAAGGTTGACGAGCAGACGACTGTTAGTTTTTATTTGGGGATGCTGGGTGCTAATTATCACTTGGCTGACTTTGTCGGTTTTGCTCTTAAAATTGGTGAGCAAACTTATGTCAGTCGTGATATTGAGTTGTTGCAAATCCAGCCGTTAAAGCAACTTTTAGAAAATGCTCAAATTAAGAAGGATGTCTTTGACCTTAAACGGACAATGGTTGGCCTTAACCGATTAGATATTCATGTTCATGGAATTGATTACGACATGCTTCTAGCATCTTACTTGGTAAATAATGAAAACAACTCCAATGACATGGGTGAGGTTTGCCATTTGTATGGTGACTATTCTGTTAAGAGTGACTTTGAAGTTTATGGTAAGGGCAAAAAGGAACACATTCCTGATGACGACCAGATTTTGTTCAGTCATTTGGCCAGCAAGGCTCAGTCAATTGTTAGATTAAAGAATGAATTACTCAAGCGCCTTAAGGATCATGAGCAAGACGATCTGTATGCTAGCATTGAAATTCCAGTAGCACGCGTTTTAGCGGTGATGGAAATAAACGGCATTAAGGTGCAAGCTGGCACTTTAATTCAGTTGCAGAACGAGTTTGCAGTTGAATTACAGGAACTTGAGAACAAAATTTACCAAGAGGCTGGGGAGCGCTTTAATCTTAACTCGCCTAAGCAATTAGGGCACATTTTGTTTGAAAAGATGGGCTTGCCACCGGTTAAAAAGACTAAAACTGGTTATTCCACTTCAGTTGATGTTTTAAACCAGTTAAAAGAGCAGAGCCCGGTTATTGACGAGATTTTGACTTACCGGCAAATTGCTAAAATTCAGTCAACTTACGTCAAGGGATTGCTGGATGTAATTCAAAAAGATGGTCGCGTCCATACGCGTTATTTACAAACGTTAACGGCAACAGGTCGATTGTCTTCAGTTGATCCTAACTTGCAAAATATCCCAACAAGAACAGAGGAAGGCAAGCAAATTCGCAAGGCGTTTGTGCCAAGTACTCCTGATGGCTATATTTTCTCTTGCGATTATTCGCAAATTGAATTGCGGGTATTGGCGCAGGTTTCTGGTGATGAGCATATGCAGGAAGCCTTCAAGACCGGGTATGATATTCACTCACATACCGCGATGAAGATTTTCCATTTAGATTCTCCAGATGAAGTCACACCGCTGATGCGTCGCCGGGCCAAGGCCGTTAACTTTGGGATTGTTTATGGCATTTCCGATTATGGCCTGTCCAAGAATTTGAACATTAGCCGCAAGCAAGCCAAAGAATTTATTGATAATTATTTTGAACAATATCCGCAAATTCGCGATTATATGGACAAGGCTGTTCAGGAAGCACGTGAAAAAGGCTACGCCGAAACAATCATGCACCGGCGGCGCTATTTGCCTGACATTCATGCCAAGAACTTTAATGTGCGGTCATTTGCGGAAAGAACCGCGATTAATTCGCCAATTCAGGGGTCAGCTGCCGACATTATTAAGATTGCCATGATTAACATGCAACAAAAGTTAGACGAGTTGCACCTTAAGACCAAGATGGTGGTGCAGGTGCATGATGAGTTGATTTTTGATGTTCCTAAGGATGAACTAGAAACGATTAAGAAGATTGTCCCAGAAGTGATGCAGTCTGCAGTTCGACTTGATATTCCGCTGATTGCTGACTCAGGTTGGGGCCATAATTGGTACGATGCAAAGTAA
- the dnaI gene encoding primosomal protein DnaI: MQSIGDIINNLNPEIAKKHNLAQIYQQVLADRNVQQFLNQHKGQITSEMIKKSWSNLYEYYLAQHKQDPVTAGYRPELFLNDHAIDLRYVPDENKIEQSLRANTKKHLHLINLPETLHDVRLSQVDDTAAGRGPALAAIGKFLAGYSQNPHEQGLYLSGSFGVGKTYLLAGVANSVAAMGKQVVFLHVPTFIAGLSSHFEDNSLQKEIDRVSQADVLLLDDIGAETLSQWSRDDVLGVILQARMDNVLPTFFSSNFAMADLEDHFKETKNALDPIKAKRLMERVRTLAKEIVVSGPNRRH; this comes from the coding sequence ATGCAATCAATCGGCGATATTATTAATAATTTAAATCCAGAAATTGCTAAAAAGCATAATTTGGCACAAATTTACCAACAGGTTTTGGCGGATAGAAATGTGCAGCAGTTTTTGAACCAGCACAAAGGTCAAATTACATCCGAAATGATCAAGAAGAGCTGGTCGAATTTATACGAATATTACTTGGCACAACACAAGCAAGACCCCGTAACAGCGGGTTATCGACCAGAACTGTTCTTAAATGATCATGCAATTGATTTGCGTTATGTACCCGATGAAAACAAAATTGAACAAAGCTTGCGCGCTAATACTAAGAAGCATTTGCACCTGATTAATTTGCCAGAAACGTTGCATGATGTGCGCTTGAGTCAAGTGGATGATACAGCTGCAGGACGTGGACCAGCATTGGCAGCTATTGGTAAGTTTTTGGCTGGCTATTCCCAAAATCCTCACGAGCAAGGGCTGTATCTATCAGGAAGTTTCGGCGTTGGTAAGACATACTTATTAGCTGGAGTAGCAAATTCGGTTGCAGCGATGGGTAAGCAGGTAGTCTTTTTACATGTGCCGACATTTATCGCTGGTTTATCCAGCCATTTTGAAGATAATAGCTTGCAAAAAGAAATTGACCGCGTGAGCCAAGCTGATGTATTACTACTAGATGATATTGGTGCAGAAACTCTGAGCCAGTGGTCGCGTGATGATGTCCTAGGTGTAATTCTGCAAGCGCGGATGGATAATGTTCTGCCGACATTTTTCTCATCGAATTTTGCGATGGCTGACTTGGAAGACCATTTTAAAGAAACCAAAAATGCTCTTGATCCAATTAAGGCCAAACGCCTGATGGAACGGGTGCGGACACTGGCTAAAGAAATAGTCGTGTCGGGACCCAATCGCCGGCATTAA
- the coaE gene encoding dephospho-CoA kinase (Dephospho-CoA kinase (CoaE) performs the final step in coenzyme A biosynthesis.), with translation MTLVLGLTGGIASGKSTADAFFRKKGLPIIDSDLIAHQILNVGEAGYLQVIQYFGKKFLNSDQTINRHQLGKVVFSSPEQLAILNKITHPLIFQTIQAKITQNKQAGKQLIIVDAPVLFESGGQKYCDKTLLIAIPEDMQIERLMQRDQLTRQAALNRIKSQMPLAQKIKLADYVVTNTGTIEELEAKLAELLLKLKGEKNGMS, from the coding sequence ATGACACTAGTGTTGGGCCTAACTGGTGGTATTGCTAGTGGTAAAAGTACGGCAGATGCCTTTTTTAGAAAAAAGGGGCTGCCCATTATCGACAGCGACCTAATTGCTCATCAAATTTTAAATGTTGGTGAAGCTGGCTATCTGCAAGTTATCCAATATTTTGGCAAAAAGTTTTTAAATTCAGACCAAACAATTAATCGGCATCAGCTTGGCAAAGTGGTGTTTAGTAGTCCTGAGCAGCTGGCAATCCTGAATAAAATTACTCATCCATTGATTTTTCAAACAATTCAGGCTAAAATTACGCAAAATAAGCAAGCGGGCAAGCAGTTAATCATTGTTGATGCCCCGGTCTTATTTGAATCAGGCGGTCAAAAATACTGCGATAAAACTTTGCTAATTGCAATTCCCGAAGACATGCAGATTGAGCGGTTAATGCAGCGTGATCAATTGACGCGCCAAGCGGCACTAAATCGGATTAAAAGTCAGATGCCACTTGCACAAAAAATCAAGTTGGCCGATTATGTAGTTACAAATACTGGTACAATAGAAGAATTAGAAGCCAAATTGGCTGAGTTGTTACTTAAGTTAAAAGGAGAGAAGAATGGAATGTCCTAA